The Streptomyces sp. NBC_00440 genome contains a region encoding:
- a CDS encoding alpha-L-fucosidase: MINTSTMVAPWWQQAQLGIFVHWTPASVPGWAPPYDPAGRAHLGWTSYGEWYENSLRFPGSPVSAHHRETYGSRPYTEFGGDFADALSGWDPAEWARRFRAAGARYAVLVTKHHDGYCLWPSEVRNPHRPGWHTPRDVVGEFAEAVRAEGLRFGVYYSGGLDWTFQPRPIATAADTVAAVPRGAYPAYADAQLRELIRRYHPDILWNDIAWPAGRAAIRNLVEYYRFTVPHGVVNDRLYPYTPLWRALRLPGLRAAYNSWERRTVVSDEGFVPKKPPYYDFRTPEYSHYTGPDPFEITRGVDHSFGYNRNSGDDSFIGRDALAALLGTVRSDGGNLLLNVGPRGEDATIPPEQQRRLDWLGEAAGVGSAP; this comes from the coding sequence ATGATCAATACTTCAACCATGGTCGCTCCGTGGTGGCAACAGGCTCAGCTGGGGATCTTCGTGCACTGGACGCCCGCGTCCGTGCCGGGGTGGGCCCCGCCGTACGACCCCGCGGGTCGCGCACACCTCGGCTGGACGTCGTACGGCGAGTGGTACGAGAACTCCCTGCGCTTCCCCGGCAGCCCGGTCTCCGCCCACCACCGGGAGACCTACGGCAGCCGCCCGTACACGGAGTTCGGCGGGGACTTCGCGGACGCGCTGAGCGGCTGGGACCCGGCGGAGTGGGCGCGCCGCTTCCGCGCGGCCGGGGCCCGTTACGCGGTCCTCGTCACCAAGCACCACGACGGCTACTGCCTCTGGCCCTCCGAGGTGCGCAACCCCCACCGCCCCGGCTGGCACACCCCGCGCGACGTCGTCGGTGAGTTCGCCGAAGCGGTCAGGGCCGAGGGGCTGCGCTTCGGTGTCTACTACTCGGGCGGCCTCGACTGGACGTTCCAGCCGCGCCCCATCGCCACCGCCGCTGACACCGTCGCCGCCGTCCCGCGCGGCGCGTACCCGGCGTACGCGGACGCCCAGCTGCGGGAGCTGATCAGGCGCTACCACCCGGACATCCTCTGGAACGACATCGCCTGGCCCGCGGGGCGCGCCGCGATCCGGAACCTGGTGGAGTACTACCGGTTCACCGTCCCGCACGGTGTCGTGAACGACCGGCTCTATCCGTACACACCGCTCTGGCGGGCGCTGCGGCTGCCCGGTCTGCGGGCCGCGTACAACAGCTGGGAGCGCCGCACGGTCGTCAGCGACGAGGGCTTCGTACCCAAGAAGCCGCCGTACTACGACTTCAGGACACCGGAGTACTCCCACTACACCGGCCCCGACCCCTTCGAGATCACCCGCGGTGTCGACCACAGTTTCGGCTACAACCGGAACTCGGGCGATGACTCCTTCATCGGCCGTGACGCGCTGGCCGCGCTGCTCGGGACGGTCCGGTCCGACGGCGGCAATCTGCTGCTCAACGTCGGTCCGCGCGGCGAGGACGCCACCATCCCGCCCGAGCAGCAGCGCCGCCTGGACTGGCTCGGCGAGGCCGCGGGGGTCGGCTCGGCCCCGTAG
- the treZ gene encoding malto-oligosyltrehalose trehalohydrolase produces the protein MLFEVWAPEKSDVTLELAGRRSAMERDPLRDGWWAVTADAEDGDHYGFRLDGGPVLPDPRSRRQPAGPDGLSAVVRHDAYQWRQEWPGLALPGAVLYELHIGTYTPEGTFDAAAGRLDHLAALGVTHVELMPVCPFPGRHGWGYEGVSLWAVHEPYGGPEGLKRFVDAAHERGLGVVLDVVHNHLGPSGNHLPSYGPYFTDTHHTPWGSAVNLDAPGSDEVRAYLLGSALAWLRDYRIDGLRLDAVHALADGRALTFLEELSAATDALSAGLGRPLFLIAESDLCDPRTTTPREAGGLGLHAQWNDDFHHALHTALTGESQGYYADFARAPLAALAKTLTRVFFHDGTYSTFRGRTHGRPVHRASTPAHRFVGFSQTHDQIGNRALGDRLSATLSPGLLACAATLVLTGPSVPMLFMGEEWGAATPWQFFTDHTDPDLAEAVRNGRRREFAEHGWAEGEIPDPQSPATRERSCLNWGELDGGHHSRLLAWYRELVALRRTCPDLVDADLASVKVAYDEEARWLAFRRGDLRIAVNLGDGEARIPLNGRGSRILASWEPVRPPGPDGLLLLPPESCVVLTDS, from the coding sequence GTGCTGTTCGAGGTGTGGGCACCGGAGAAGAGCGACGTCACGCTGGAGCTGGCCGGGCGCCGGTCTGCCATGGAGCGTGATCCGCTGCGGGACGGCTGGTGGGCCGTCACCGCGGATGCGGAGGACGGCGACCACTACGGCTTCCGGCTCGACGGGGGCCCCGTGCTGCCCGACCCGCGCTCGCGCCGCCAGCCGGCGGGCCCCGACGGCCTGAGCGCCGTCGTCAGGCACGACGCATACCAGTGGCGCCAGGAGTGGCCGGGCCTGGCGCTGCCGGGCGCCGTGCTGTACGAGCTGCACATCGGCACGTACACCCCCGAGGGCACCTTCGACGCGGCGGCCGGGCGGCTGGACCATCTGGCCGCGCTGGGCGTCACCCATGTGGAGCTGATGCCGGTCTGTCCCTTCCCCGGCCGGCACGGCTGGGGGTACGAGGGGGTCTCGCTGTGGGCGGTGCACGAACCGTACGGCGGCCCCGAGGGGCTGAAGCGCTTCGTCGACGCGGCTCACGAGCGCGGACTCGGGGTCGTGCTGGACGTGGTCCACAACCACCTCGGCCCGTCCGGCAACCATCTGCCCTCCTACGGCCCGTACTTCACCGACACCCACCACACGCCGTGGGGCTCGGCGGTGAACCTGGACGCGCCCGGCTCCGACGAGGTCCGGGCGTATCTGCTGGGCAGCGCGCTGGCCTGGCTGCGCGACTACCGGATCGACGGGCTGCGTCTTGACGCCGTCCACGCGCTCGCCGACGGGCGGGCGCTGACCTTCCTGGAGGAGCTGTCGGCCGCCACCGACGCGCTCTCGGCCGGTCTCGGGCGCCCGCTCTTCCTGATCGCCGAGTCGGATCTCTGCGATCCCCGGACGACGACCCCGCGCGAGGCGGGCGGCCTTGGCCTGCACGCCCAGTGGAACGACGACTTCCACCACGCCCTGCACACCGCGCTGACCGGCGAGTCCCAGGGGTACTACGCGGATTTCGCCCGCGCGCCGCTGGCCGCCCTGGCCAAGACGCTCACCCGGGTCTTCTTCCACGACGGCACGTACTCGACGTTCCGCGGCCGGACCCACGGCCGTCCCGTGCACCGTGCGTCGACGCCCGCGCACCGCTTCGTCGGCTTCTCGCAGACCCATGACCAGATCGGCAACCGGGCGCTCGGCGACCGGCTCTCGGCGACCCTGTCGCCCGGTCTGCTGGCGTGCGCGGCGACCCTGGTGCTCACCGGGCCCTCCGTGCCGATGCTGTTCATGGGCGAGGAGTGGGGGGCGGCCACCCCGTGGCAGTTCTTCACCGACCACACCGATCCGGACCTGGCGGAGGCCGTACGGAACGGCCGGCGCCGGGAGTTCGCCGAACACGGCTGGGCCGAGGGGGAGATCCCGGACCCGCAGTCACCCGCCACCAGGGAGCGGTCCTGTCTGAACTGGGGCGAGCTGGACGGCGGCCACCACTCACGGCTGCTCGCCTGGTACCGCGAGCTGGTCGCGCTGCGCCGCACCTGCCCGGACCTGGTCGACGCGGATCTGGCCTCGGTCAAGGTGGCGTACGACGAGGAAGCGCGGTGGCTGGCGTTCCGCAGGGGCGATCTGCGGATCGCGGTCAACCTCGGCGACGGGGAGGCCAGGATCCCGCTGAACGGGCGCGGCAGCCGGATCCTGGCCTCCTGGGAGCCGGTCCGGCCGCCGGGCCCCGACGGTCTGTTGCTGCTGCCGCCGGAATCGTGTGTCGTACTGACGGACTCCTGA
- a CDS encoding SIS domain-containing protein, with protein sequence MSHVQNELASQPECWERAAALAGSQAAALPAAGERVAIVGCGTSWFMAQAVAALREGAGQGETDAFAASEFPFSRSYDRVIALSRSGTTTEVLELLGKVRGQARTTAVTGDPKTPVMEAADDIVVLDFADEQSVVQTRFATTALTLFRAHLGLHTDAVVADGRTALTEPLPEGLVDCSQFTFLGRGWSNGLAQEAALKMREASLSWTEAYPAMEYRHGPISITTEGTATWMFGETPEGLEEQVRATGGMWVAGGLDPLAELVRAQRLAVAIAAARGLDPDSPRHLTRSVILDEG encoded by the coding sequence ATGAGCCATGTCCAGAACGAGCTGGCCAGTCAGCCCGAGTGCTGGGAGCGCGCAGCGGCGCTGGCCGGGAGCCAGGCGGCGGCGCTGCCGGCCGCCGGGGAGCGCGTCGCGATCGTCGGCTGCGGTACCTCGTGGTTCATGGCGCAGGCCGTGGCCGCGCTGCGGGAAGGGGCGGGCCAGGGCGAGACCGACGCCTTCGCCGCGTCCGAGTTCCCCTTCAGCCGCAGCTACGACCGGGTGATCGCGCTCAGCCGCTCGGGCACCACGACCGAGGTGCTCGAACTCCTCGGCAAGGTACGCGGACAGGCCCGGACGACCGCCGTCACCGGTGACCCCAAGACGCCGGTCATGGAGGCCGCGGACGACATCGTCGTCCTCGACTTCGCCGACGAGCAGTCCGTCGTCCAGACCCGGTTCGCCACCACCGCGCTCACCCTGTTCCGCGCCCACCTCGGCCTGCACACGGACGCCGTCGTGGCCGACGGGCGGACCGCGCTCACCGAGCCGCTGCCCGAAGGGCTCGTCGACTGCTCGCAGTTCACCTTCCTCGGCCGCGGCTGGAGCAACGGCCTGGCGCAGGAGGCCGCGCTGAAGATGCGGGAGGCGTCGCTCTCCTGGACCGAGGCGTACCCGGCCATGGAGTACCGCCACGGTCCGATCAGCATCACCACCGAGGGCACCGCCACCTGGATGTTCGGCGAGACCCCCGAGGGCCTGGAGGAGCAGGTCCGCGCCACCGGCGGGATGTGGGTGGCGGGCGGTCTCGACCCGCTCGCCGAGCTGGTACGGGCGCAGCGCCTCGCCGTCGCCATCGCGGCCGCGCGCGGCCTCGACCCGGACTCGCCGCGCCACCTCACCCGCTCCGTCATCCTCGACGAGGGCTGA
- a CDS encoding nucleoside/nucleotide kinase family protein, whose product MTEQHLIDRARLLAGTGHRRILGIAGPPGAGKSTLAAGLAGALGASAVVVPMDGFHLAGAELRRLGRADRKGAPDTFDEAGYVALLARLRTPGSDVVYAPAFDRALEEPVAGSVAVAPDVPLVITEGNYLLHWPRARALLDEAWFIGDENPRSPGNEARVRRLIERHIRYGRTRAEAERWVHRSDEANARVVERTRDRADLLVPHP is encoded by the coding sequence ATGACTGAGCAGCACCTCATCGACCGGGCCCGGCTGCTCGCCGGGACCGGGCACCGGCGGATCCTCGGCATCGCGGGCCCGCCGGGTGCCGGGAAGTCCACCCTCGCCGCCGGTCTCGCCGGCGCGCTCGGGGCGAGCGCCGTCGTGGTCCCGATGGACGGTTTCCACCTCGCCGGGGCCGAGCTGCGCCGCCTCGGACGCGCCGACCGCAAGGGCGCCCCCGACACCTTTGACGAGGCCGGGTACGTGGCTCTGCTCGCCCGGCTGCGTACGCCAGGCAGCGACGTGGTGTACGCGCCCGCCTTCGACCGCGCGCTGGAGGAGCCCGTCGCGGGATCGGTGGCGGTCGCCCCCGACGTTCCGCTGGTGATCACCGAGGGGAACTATCTGCTGCACTGGCCGCGCGCGAGGGCCCTGCTCGACGAGGCGTGGTTCATCGGTGACGAGAACCCAAGGAGCCCCGGGAACGAGGCACGCGTCCGCAGACTCATCGAACGTCACATCCGGTACGGCAGGACCCGTGCGGAGGCCGAGCGCTGGGTGCACCGGTCCGACGAGGCCAACGCACGGGTCGTCGAGCGCACCAGGGACCGGGCGGACCTGCTCGTGCCGCATCCCTGA
- a CDS encoding aminopeptidase P family protein gives MSTEPVPFTADDYRARMARAAQSAADAGLAGVLVAPGPDLVHLTGYRPTAATERMTMLVIRAGQDPVLVVPTLEAADAEHAVGAPALTLLDWTDGKDPYGITAALLDPDGRFAVSDNGWAMHLLGLQRALPDSSYQSLTEALPMLRAVKDAPELARLEAAGAAADATYEEILKVRFSGRRETDVAADLAALLRQFGHSQVDFTVVGSGPNGANPHHEAGERVIGSGDMVVLDFGGLKEGYGSDTSRTVHVGAPGAEEQRVHDIVREAQDAGCRAVRPGVACQEIDRAARAVITEAGYGERFIHRTGHGIGVTTHEPPYMIEGEEQPLVPGMCFSVEPGIYLPGRFGVRIEDIVTVTGDGGRRLNTTRRELAIVE, from the coding sequence ATGTCCACCGAACCCGTACCGTTCACCGCCGACGACTACCGCGCCCGTATGGCCCGTGCCGCACAGAGCGCGGCGGACGCCGGACTCGCCGGAGTACTCGTCGCACCCGGCCCCGACCTCGTCCACCTCACCGGCTACCGGCCGACCGCCGCCACCGAGCGGATGACCATGCTGGTCATCAGGGCAGGCCAGGACCCGGTCCTCGTCGTACCGACACTGGAGGCCGCGGACGCCGAGCACGCCGTCGGCGCCCCCGCGCTCACCCTGCTGGACTGGACGGACGGGAAGGATCCGTACGGCATCACCGCCGCGCTCCTCGACCCGGACGGCCGGTTCGCGGTCAGCGACAACGGCTGGGCGATGCATCTGCTCGGGCTCCAGCGTGCCCTGCCCGACAGCTCGTACCAGTCGCTGACGGAGGCCCTGCCGATGCTGCGCGCCGTGAAGGACGCGCCCGAGTTGGCCCGCCTCGAAGCGGCGGGCGCCGCGGCCGACGCGACGTACGAGGAGATCCTCAAGGTCCGCTTCTCCGGGCGCCGGGAGACCGACGTCGCCGCCGATCTGGCCGCGCTGCTGCGGCAGTTCGGGCACTCGCAGGTGGACTTCACGGTGGTCGGCTCCGGCCCGAACGGCGCCAACCCGCACCACGAGGCGGGCGAACGGGTCATCGGGTCCGGCGACATGGTCGTCCTGGACTTCGGCGGGCTCAAGGAGGGCTACGGCTCCGACACCTCCCGCACCGTCCACGTCGGCGCCCCGGGCGCCGAGGAGCAGCGGGTGCACGACATCGTCCGCGAGGCGCAGGACGCGGGCTGCCGGGCGGTGCGTCCCGGCGTCGCCTGCCAGGAGATCGACCGGGCGGCGCGCGCGGTCATCACCGAAGCCGGGTACGGCGAGCGGTTCATCCACCGCACCGGTCACGGCATCGGCGTCACCACCCATGAGCCCCCGTACATGATCGAGGGCGAGGAGCAGCCGCTGGTGCCCGGTATGTGCTTCTCCGTCGAGCCGGGTATCTATCTCCCCGGCCGCTTCGGCGTGCGGATCGAGGACATCGTCACCGTCACCGGGGACGGCGGACGACGGCTGAACACCACCCGCCGTGAGCTGGCGATCGTCGAGTAG
- a CDS encoding GH1 family beta-glucosidase — translation MTIPPLPAFPPGFLWGASASAFQTEGSAGTDGKGPSGWDAFAALPGRIKDGADGSRGTGFYDRYREDVALLAGLGAGAFRFSVSWPRVVPDGSGPLNPAGLDFYDRLVDELCGRGITPAPTLYHWDTPLALEQSGGWLNRDTAYRFADYAGAVAERLADRVPMWITINEPAEVTLLGYALGEHAPGKKLLFDALPAAHHQLLAHGLAVGALRAAGASNIGIAVSHTPVWTAGESEEDRFGAGLYDTVSNWLFADPLLTGAYPDENFAALMPGPVADDLEIISAPLDWYGVNYYNPTLVGAPAPQALDTFAGFGIPAELPFGIREIEGYDRTDFGWPVVPDGLRDMLIQLESRYGDRLPPLYITENGCSYDGLRDSRRIDFLDGHLRALHAAMAEGIDVRGYFTWSLTDNFEWIEGNAQRFGLVHVDYETMRRTPKDSYRWYREVIRSSQAGHPDEDPEK, via the coding sequence ATGACGATTCCGCCACTGCCAGCCTTCCCGCCCGGTTTCCTGTGGGGCGCATCCGCCTCCGCCTTCCAGACGGAGGGCTCGGCAGGCACCGACGGCAAGGGCCCGTCCGGCTGGGACGCCTTCGCAGCGCTCCCCGGCCGTATCAAGGACGGCGCCGACGGCTCACGCGGCACCGGCTTCTACGACCGCTACCGCGAGGACGTGGCGCTCCTCGCCGGGCTCGGCGCCGGGGCCTTCCGCTTCTCGGTGAGCTGGCCGCGCGTCGTCCCGGACGGCTCCGGCCCCCTCAACCCGGCTGGCCTGGACTTCTACGACCGGCTCGTCGACGAGCTGTGCGGCCGGGGCATCACCCCCGCGCCGACGCTCTACCACTGGGACACCCCGCTCGCGCTCGAACAGAGCGGCGGCTGGCTGAACCGCGACACCGCGTACCGCTTCGCCGACTACGCGGGCGCCGTCGCCGAACGCCTCGCCGACCGGGTCCCGATGTGGATCACCATCAACGAACCCGCCGAGGTGACGCTCCTCGGCTACGCGCTGGGCGAGCACGCCCCCGGCAAGAAGCTGCTCTTCGACGCGCTGCCCGCCGCTCACCACCAGCTGCTCGCGCACGGCCTCGCCGTGGGGGCGCTGCGTGCGGCAGGGGCATCGAACATCGGGATCGCCGTCTCGCACACCCCGGTCTGGACGGCGGGCGAGAGCGAGGAGGACCGGTTCGGGGCCGGGCTCTACGACACGGTCTCCAACTGGCTGTTCGCCGACCCGCTCCTCACCGGCGCCTACCCCGACGAGAACTTCGCGGCGCTGATGCCGGGACCGGTCGCCGACGACCTGGAGATCATCTCGGCCCCGCTCGACTGGTACGGGGTCAACTACTACAACCCCACCCTCGTCGGCGCGCCCGCCCCGCAGGCCCTCGACACCTTCGCCGGGTTCGGGATACCGGCCGAACTGCCCTTCGGGATCAGGGAGATAGAGGGGTACGACCGCACCGACTTCGGCTGGCCGGTGGTCCCCGACGGGCTGCGCGACATGCTGATCCAGCTGGAGAGCCGCTACGGTGACCGGCTGCCGCCGCTCTACATCACCGAGAACGGCTGCAGCTACGACGGTCTGCGGGACAGCCGCAGGATCGACTTCCTCGACGGCCATCTGCGCGCCCTGCACGCGGCCATGGCCGAGGGCATCGACGTCCGCGGCTACTTCACCTGGTCGCTCACCGACAACTTCGAGTGGATCGAGGGCAACGCCCAGCGGTTCGGCCTGGTCCATGTGGATTACGAGACGATGCGGCGCACCCCGAAGGACTCCTACCGGTGGTACCGCGAGGTGATCCGCAGTTCACAGGCCGGACACCCTGACGAAGACCCCGAGAAATGA
- a CDS encoding GNAT family N-acetyltransferase, protein MPEQPHAHELVIRPLTGPEELPLFRTLPYVLDHELADDLAGGLRRPEWMWVALRGDRVLARAAWWALSSGGAPYTLDFFDLDDSLPAPERVETGVRLLETAMARLFPAGAERPEYGRYIPPDWRTDPVARDVVEARMRAVERTGARLLVERLRLEWTPGAAAAPAPGARLMFRAVRDREDLVPLMTQVAEGSLDAHTRASLESGLSPRAVSEAQYDEELAGYRSPDGWWRIAELPDGDPVGFVIPARNNYHAIIAYIGVLPGHRGHGYIDEILAEGTRILAGQDVPRIRASTDVGNVPMARAFERAGYVNFERAVNMVWD, encoded by the coding sequence TTGCCCGAGCAGCCGCACGCCCACGAGCTGGTGATCCGCCCGTTGACCGGGCCCGAAGAGCTCCCTCTCTTCCGTACGCTGCCCTACGTCCTCGACCATGAACTCGCCGACGACCTCGCGGGCGGTCTGCGCCGTCCCGAGTGGATGTGGGTGGCGCTGCGCGGCGACCGCGTACTGGCGCGGGCCGCCTGGTGGGCCCTCTCGTCCGGCGGCGCCCCGTACACCCTCGACTTCTTCGATCTGGACGACAGCCTGCCCGCACCGGAGCGCGTCGAGACCGGCGTACGGCTGCTGGAGACGGCGATGGCACGGCTCTTCCCGGCGGGGGCCGAGCGCCCCGAGTACGGCCGTTACATCCCGCCGGACTGGCGCACCGACCCGGTCGCCCGCGATGTGGTCGAGGCGCGGATGCGGGCGGTGGAGCGGACCGGGGCGCGGCTGCTGGTCGAGCGGCTGCGGCTGGAGTGGACCCCCGGAGCGGCGGCGGCTCCGGCGCCCGGAGCCCGGCTGATGTTCCGTGCGGTGCGCGACCGGGAGGATCTCGTCCCGCTGATGACGCAGGTCGCCGAGGGCTCGCTCGACGCGCACACCCGGGCCTCGTTGGAGTCCGGGCTGAGCCCGCGTGCGGTGTCCGAGGCGCAGTACGACGAGGAGCTGGCGGGCTACCGGAGCCCGGACGGCTGGTGGCGGATCGCGGAGCTGCCGGACGGGGATCCGGTCGGCTTCGTGATCCCCGCACGCAACAACTACCACGCGATCATCGCGTACATCGGGGTGCTGCCCGGCCACCGGGGACACGGGTACATCGACGAGATCCTCGCCGAGGGGACCCGGATCCTCGCCGGCCAGGACGTGCCCCGCATCCGCGCGTCGACGGACGTCGGCAACGTCCCGATGGCGCGGGCCTTCGAACGGGCCGGCTATGTGAACTTCGAGCGGGCGGTCAACATGGTGTGGGACTGA
- a CDS encoding class II fructose-bisphosphate aldolase — protein sequence MALAESGALVAGAAAQRGAVAAFNIITLEHAEAVIAGAEAAGAPVILQISENAVKYRQGQVLPLARAAAELARAAAVPVALHLDHVKSDALLRQAADAGFSSVMYDAAHLPYTENLAATRSAADWAHAHGLWIEAELGEVGGKDGAAPLDAHAPGARTRPEEAAAFVAESGVDALAVAIGSSHAMTSRTAVLDHELLGRLRDAVGVPLVLHGSSGVPDTELSAAVTGGIAKVNIGTALNIAMTAAIREVLTAQPDAVDSRKYLKAGRQAMADTVTGLVKLVGTTA from the coding sequence ATGGCCCTCGCCGAGAGCGGAGCGCTGGTCGCGGGCGCGGCGGCGCAGCGCGGCGCGGTGGCCGCGTTCAACATCATCACGCTGGAGCACGCGGAGGCCGTGATAGCCGGGGCCGAGGCCGCGGGCGCCCCGGTCATCCTCCAGATCAGCGAGAACGCGGTGAAGTACCGGCAGGGCCAGGTGCTTCCGCTGGCCCGCGCCGCCGCCGAACTGGCCCGGGCGGCTGCCGTACCGGTCGCCCTCCACCTCGACCATGTGAAGAGCGACGCCCTGCTGCGGCAGGCCGCCGACGCCGGGTTCAGCTCGGTGATGTACGACGCCGCGCACCTTCCGTACACGGAGAACCTCGCCGCGACCCGGTCCGCGGCCGACTGGGCGCACGCCCATGGGCTGTGGATCGAGGCCGAGTTGGGCGAGGTCGGCGGCAAGGACGGGGCGGCGCCGCTGGACGCGCACGCACCCGGTGCGCGGACCCGTCCGGAGGAGGCCGCAGCCTTTGTGGCCGAGTCCGGCGTGGACGCGCTCGCCGTCGCGATCGGCAGCTCGCACGCGATGACCTCGCGCACCGCGGTCCTCGACCACGAACTGCTCGGCAGGCTGCGGGACGCCGTCGGTGTGCCGCTGGTGCTGCACGGCTCATCGGGGGTGCCGGACACCGAACTGTCGGCGGCCGTCACCGGCGGTATCGCCAAGGTCAACATCGGTACGGCGCTCAACATCGCCATGACCGCGGCGATCCGTGAGGTGCTGACGGCCCAGCCCGATGCGGTCGACTCACGGAAGTACCTCAAGGCCGGGCGGCAGGCCATGGCGGACACCGTCACCGGTCTTGTCAAGCTGGTCGGCACCACCGCCTGA